CATCAAAATGATATTTATGAACAAATGCAAAAGCCTTATGCTGTGTTAGTAAATGATTTTGCGGAAATGCCTAGTATTTCAATTGATTATGCTATTGCAGAAAAAAGTGATGCTGTGGTGACGGTACCACTAGATTGTTATTGGAATGATATTGGTTCGTGGGATGCAATTTATGATGTATATGATAAAGATGATAAGGGTAATGCCGTAAAAGGTGATTGCATTACTATTGATTGCAATAATTCATTGCTTTTAGGTCGCGATAGACTAATTGCCGGGATTGGTCTAGAAGATGTTTTGGTAGTAGAAACTGATGATGTAATTGTGGTTGCTAAAAAAGGTGAATCACAAAAAGTTAAGAATTTAGTTGATGAGCTAAAAGCTCGTAATCGCAAAGAAGCCAGTGAACATACTACGATGTATCGACCGTGGGGTAGTTATACTGTATTGGGTGAAGGGCAAGGTTACAAGATGAAGAAGATTTCTGTCAGTCCTAAACAAAGACTGAGCTTACAGCTTCATTATCATCGTAGTGAGCACTGGATTGTTACTCAAGGTACAGCTAAGGTTACAATTGGTGAAACCGAGATGATTGTCCAAGAAAACGAAAGTGTATTTGTACCAATTGCTACCAAGCATAGATTAGAAAATCCGGGACTTATCCCCTTGGAGATTATTGAAGTGCAAAACGGCAGTTATTTAGAAGAAGATGATATTGTCAGATTCGACGATGAATACGGCCGGCAGTAGGAGAAAGATAGGGGAACGATAGTTGAAGGTTGTGAAACAATCGTTTAACGATGGAGGACGAAAAGATTTAACCACAAAGAGCACGAAGAAAGCCCCTAGTGGGCATTAACGATAGTTCGAACAATTGTTTAACGATGATTGAACAGTAGTGTAATGTAGTTAAACAATAGATTAACGATGGTTTAACAATTGATTCACCATAGTTAATCTATCGTTCTTCGATTGTTATTAATAATATGGCGGATTTTCGAAAGAGGAATTTAGTATTTTTGGAAGAATATATGATATTATATATTCTTTCTTTTTTTGTTAAGCAAAGTTTTTGAACAATAGTAAAAAAGTAGTAAAACGATAGTGTAACGGTTGCTTAACGATTGAAATGGACATTTCACATGTTCTTGTCATCTTAAGAAAAGTCTAATTATATTGCTCAGAAAATATATTATTAGATTTTTTTAACATTATGATTATAACTTGCTACTGTTTAACAATTGTTTGACTATTGTTCACCAAGTGTTCAACTACCGTTCAACCCAGGTTCAATATTTTTGAGGAGATGAAGTTTTGATGGAATTAAAAAGAGATGCTTTTAAGGCTTATGATATTAGAGGTAAATATCCGGAAGAAGTTAATGAGGAGATGGCTTATCGTATTGGCAGAACTTTTGTCGAGTTATTTGGCGCTAAAAAAGTTGCGGTTGGTAATGATATTCGCTTATCCGGTAAAGATATTAAAAATGCGCTTATTTTCGGCTTAACAGAAATGGGCTGTGATGTTGTTGATATTGGAATGTGCGGTACTGAACAAATTTATTTTGCGACAGCACATTTAGAGTTGGATGGTGGTATTATGATTACCGCTAGCCATAATCCGAAAGAATATAATGGTATGAAATTAGTGCGTCAAGAATCACGTCCGATTAGCAGTGACACCGGGTTAAAAGATATTGAAGAACGTGTAATTAATGGTGTGTTTGAAAAGGTTCAAGATAAACCTATTGGTAAAATTCAAAATATTGATATTTTGGATGATTACATCAAACATTTATTAACTTATGTTGATGTTTCGGCGTTAAAGCCGTTAAAAATAGTTGTTAATGCCGGTAATGGAGCAGCCGGTCATGTTATTGATGCATTAGAAAAACATTTACCGTTTGAGTTTATTAAATTAAATCATAATCCGGATGGAACATTCCCGAATGGGGTGCCGAATCCGATTT
This sequence is a window from Negativicutes bacterium. Protein-coding genes within it:
- a CDS encoding cupin domain-containing protein gives rise to the protein HQNDIYEQMQKPYAVLVNDFAEMPSISIDYAIAEKSDAVVTVPLDCYWNDIGSWDAIYDVYDKDDKGNAVKGDCITIDCNNSLLLGRDRLIAGIGLEDVLVVETDDVIVVAKKGESQKVKNLVDELKARNRKEASEHTTMYRPWGSYTVLGEGQGYKMKKISVSPKQRLSLQLHYHRSEHWIVTQGTAKVTIGETEMIVQENESVFVPIATKHRLENPGLIPLEIIEVQNGSYLEEDDIVRFDDEYGRQ